One segment of Phyllobacterium zundukense DNA contains the following:
- a CDS encoding FGGY-family carbohydrate kinase, producing MSNVRRIAVIDVGKTNAKLVVVDAATGAEIATRSTQNRVVKDGIYPHYDTEALWVFFAEALTSFAKSPGFDAISVTAHGASAALLGRDGLVMPVIDYEHVYPDEVRAAYAALRPDFAETRSPLLSGGLNVGAQIHYQKTQFPAQFASVKTILTYAQYWVWRLTGIAVNEVTSLGCHTDLWDPQRGEYSGLVDTLEIRPLMAPIRPAFDRIGDLREPLARQIGIDKEIPVHCGIHDSNASLLPHLLTRTSPFSVVSTGTWVVSFAVGGRLDQLDPARDTLANVDAYGNAVPSARFMGGREFDLLAGGSAVVPDEDTLARVIREQLMITPSVVQGSGPYPEREAIWLNGKPRSLADQNVAASLYTALMTSTCLDLIGASGATIVEGPFSRNRIYLSALRSLTGREVIALPGSTGTSLGAALLAGAECSLQPAIDEVKPLDSFFDVYAQSWREQLRLK from the coding sequence ATGAGCAACGTTCGCCGTATAGCCGTCATCGATGTCGGCAAGACCAATGCTAAACTCGTTGTCGTTGACGCTGCGACCGGTGCGGAAATCGCGACGCGCAGCACCCAGAACCGCGTCGTCAAAGACGGTATCTATCCGCACTACGACACCGAGGCTCTGTGGGTATTCTTTGCCGAAGCACTCACGAGCTTTGCCAAGTCACCGGGCTTCGATGCCATTTCGGTGACGGCCCATGGCGCATCGGCGGCATTGCTTGGGCGTGATGGTCTTGTCATGCCGGTGATCGATTACGAGCATGTCTATCCGGATGAAGTGCGTGCGGCATATGCGGCGCTGCGGCCGGATTTCGCCGAGACACGCTCGCCGCTTCTTTCTGGCGGGCTCAATGTCGGCGCGCAGATCCACTACCAGAAGACGCAATTCCCTGCCCAATTCGCGTCGGTCAAGACCATCCTGACCTATGCGCAATATTGGGTCTGGCGCCTGACCGGTATCGCCGTGAATGAAGTCACTTCGCTCGGCTGCCATACGGATTTGTGGGACCCGCAGAGGGGCGAATATTCCGGCCTCGTCGATACGCTTGAAATCCGCCCGCTTATGGCGCCTATCCGACCGGCTTTCGATCGCATCGGTGATCTGCGCGAACCTCTGGCCAGGCAGATTGGTATCGACAAGGAAATCCCGGTTCACTGCGGTATCCACGATTCCAATGCCTCGCTGCTGCCGCACCTGCTCACCCGCACGTCGCCGTTCTCGGTCGTGTCGACCGGCACCTGGGTCGTTTCCTTTGCGGTCGGCGGCCGATTGGATCAACTTGATCCTGCACGCGACACGCTTGCCAATGTCGATGCCTATGGCAACGCTGTGCCGTCGGCGCGGTTTATGGGTGGGCGCGAATTCGATCTTCTGGCCGGCGGGAGCGCCGTGGTGCCGGATGAGGATACGCTTGCCCGCGTCATTCGCGAGCAGCTCATGATCACGCCAAGCGTTGTGCAGGGTTCCGGTCCCTACCCCGAACGCGAGGCAATCTGGTTGAATGGAAAACCACGTTCTTTGGCTGATCAGAACGTAGCGGCATCGCTCTATACCGCGCTGATGACAAGTACCTGTCTCGATCTGATTGGCGCCTCCGGAGCGACAATTGTTGAAGGTCCCTTTTCCCGCAATCGTATCTATCTCTCGGCACTTCGTTCGTTGACAGGACGCGAGGTCATTGCCTTGCCCGGCTCGACCGGAACCAGCCTCGGCGCTGCACTGCTCGCAGGCGCCGAATGCTCGCTGCA
- the rhaM gene encoding L-rhamnose mutarotase, whose amino-acid sequence MSALEKYAFTMTLNPGMEAEYQRRHDAIWPELVDLLHEAGVSDYSIHLDRATNTLFGVLTRRVDHSMQSLPDHPVMKKWWAHMADIMVTNRDKSPVQADLVGLFHMA is encoded by the coding sequence ATGAGTGCGCTCGAGAAATATGCGTTTACGATGACCCTCAACCCCGGCATGGAAGCGGAATATCAGCGCCGGCACGATGCGATCTGGCCGGAGCTCGTCGATCTCCTGCACGAGGCGGGAGTGAGCGATTACTCGATCCATCTCGACCGCGCCACCAACACGCTCTTTGGCGTGTTGACCCGCCGCGTCGACCACAGCATGCAGAGTCTTCCCGACCACCCGGTGATGAAGAAATGGTGGGCGCATATGGCGGACATCATGGTCACCAATCGGGATAAATCGCCTGTTCAGGCTGACCTCGTCGGCCTGTTTCACATGGCTTGA
- a CDS encoding ABC transporter permease has translation MSAVPEKRHIPDRLGTSVTRLFASWEALLFAVAVLIFIANSFASPYFLNAWNLSDATFNFTEKAIVAFAMALLIIAGEIDLSVAAIIALASTAMGAAAQAGVGTPGLVAIGIGVGAACGVINGILVAGLRLPSIVVTIGTMSLFRGIAYIVLGDKAYGGYPASFAYFGQGYVFWVFSFEFVLFAVLGVLFAVLLYATNFGRRVYAIGNNEFAARFSGIHVERIKFTLFLLTGLMSGIAAVCLTSRLGSTRPSIAQGWELEIVTMVVLGGISILGGSGTIGGVVIAAFVMGLVTFGLGLLNVPGIVMSIFIGLLLIITITLPIIIRQFRQRKPA, from the coding sequence ATGAGCGCGGTTCCTGAAAAGCGGCATATTCCGGATCGGCTCGGCACCTCGGTCACGCGGCTTTTTGCGAGCTGGGAAGCCCTGCTCTTTGCCGTGGCCGTGCTGATCTTCATCGCCAATTCCTTCGCATCGCCCTACTTCCTCAATGCCTGGAACCTGTCCGACGCGACCTTCAACTTCACCGAGAAGGCGATAGTTGCATTTGCCATGGCACTGCTGATCATCGCCGGTGAAATCGACTTGTCTGTCGCGGCGATCATCGCACTCGCCTCGACTGCAATGGGAGCCGCAGCACAGGCGGGTGTTGGCACGCCCGGGCTTGTCGCGATCGGAATCGGCGTCGGTGCCGCTTGTGGTGTGATCAACGGTATTCTTGTCGCGGGGCTTCGTCTGCCCTCCATCGTCGTCACCATCGGCACGATGAGCCTGTTCCGTGGCATCGCCTATATCGTTCTTGGCGACAAGGCCTATGGCGGCTATCCAGCCTCCTTTGCCTATTTTGGCCAGGGCTATGTGTTCTGGGTCTTTTCCTTCGAGTTCGTGCTATTTGCGGTCCTTGGTGTCCTGTTTGCGGTGCTGCTGTATGCGACGAATTTTGGCCGACGGGTCTATGCCATCGGTAACAATGAATTCGCCGCGCGGTTCTCTGGCATCCACGTCGAGCGCATCAAGTTCACCCTGTTCCTGTTGACCGGCCTGATGTCCGGCATCGCCGCAGTCTGTCTGACCTCGCGTCTTGGCTCCACCCGCCCATCGATCGCGCAAGGCTGGGAACTGGAGATAGTCACGATGGTTGTCCTCGGCGGCATTTCCATCCTCGGCGGCTCGGGCACGATCGGTGGTGTGGTCATCGCGGCATTCGTCATGGGGCTGGTGACTTTCGGCCTCGGTCTCCTCAACGTGCCGGGCATCGTCATGTCGATTTTCATCGGCCTGCTACTGATCATCACCATCACATTGCCGATAATCATCAGGCAGTTCCGCCAGAGGAAACCTGCATGA
- a CDS encoding ABC transporter permease, with protein MIKQLFKFREMLLVIIIAILLAAFSTRSPGFARPGNLASIFNDSSILIILALGQMTVILTKSIDLSVAANVAFTGMAVGMLNAAYPGLPLALIVIIALGIGAVLGAINGLFVWKLSIPSIVVTLGTLTIYRGMAFVLSGGAWVNAHQMTEPFLQIPRQLVLGLPVLGWTAIVIVAIMYLVMSRTFLGRAIYASGGNPTAAVYAGIDVGRTRFYAFVISGTLAGLCGYLWVSRYAVAYVDIAAGFELDTVAACVIGGISTLGGIGSVAGAVLGSLFLGVIKNALPVIDISPFSQMAISGSVIIAAVIFNARQERRRGRIILRDRGASEQIEVAA; from the coding sequence ATGATCAAGCAATTGTTCAAATTTCGCGAAATGCTGCTGGTGATCATCATCGCCATTCTGCTCGCGGCTTTTTCCACCCGCTCACCCGGATTTGCCAGACCCGGCAATCTCGCAAGTATCTTCAATGACAGCTCGATCCTGATCATTCTGGCGCTTGGACAGATGACGGTGATCCTGACGAAATCCATCGACCTGTCGGTGGCTGCCAATGTGGCCTTTACGGGCATGGCCGTTGGCATGCTGAATGCCGCCTATCCCGGCTTGCCCCTTGCGCTGATTGTCATCATTGCGCTTGGCATTGGCGCCGTTCTCGGCGCCATCAACGGTCTTTTCGTCTGGAAGCTCAGCATTCCGTCGATCGTCGTTACGCTTGGCACACTCACCATCTATCGCGGCATGGCGTTTGTTCTTTCCGGCGGTGCCTGGGTGAATGCACACCAGATGACGGAGCCGTTCTTGCAGATACCGCGCCAGCTCGTTCTCGGCCTGCCCGTCCTCGGCTGGACGGCTATCGTCATCGTCGCCATCATGTATCTGGTCATGTCGCGCACCTTTCTTGGCCGGGCCATTTACGCCTCCGGCGGCAATCCGACAGCGGCGGTCTATGCCGGTATCGATGTCGGGCGCACCCGCTTCTACGCCTTCGTCATATCAGGAACGCTGGCCGGGTTGTGTGGCTATCTCTGGGTATCCCGCTACGCGGTCGCCTATGTCGATATCGCCGCGGGCTTTGAACTCGACACCGTCGCCGCCTGTGTCATTGGTGGTATCTCGACGCTGGGTGGTATTGGTTCGGTTGCCGGTGCCGTGCTTGGCTCGCTGTTCCTCGGCGTTATCAAGAACGCGCTGCCGGTCATCGATATTTCACCGTTCTCGCAAATGGCGATCTCCGGCTCGGTGATCATTGCGGCGGTCATTTTCAATGCCCGTCAGGAACGGAGGCGCGGCCGCATCATCCTGCGTGATCGGGGCGCATCGGAACAGATCGAGGTGGCAGCATGA
- a CDS encoding sugar ABC transporter ATP-binding protein has protein sequence MNKIALSEPLSEAPFLEMRGISKSFPGVKALNDVDIALFPGMVTALIGENGAGKSTLVKILTGIYQLDEGEIHVGGKPVAFANAQDAIDFGVTAIHQETVLFDELSVAENIFLGHAPKTRLGFVNWKAVNARALALLHSLESNIDPRTRLKDLSIAQRHLVAIARALSVDARIVIMDEPTAALSRKEVDDLFQIVKRLKIQGKAILFISHKFDEVYEIADHYAVFRDGKAVGSGVLAEVGQDEIVRLMVGRSIEHAFPKVEIPLGDTVLSVENYTHPTEFRDITFALKKGEILGIYGLVGAGRSEICQSLFGVTKPSGGKLKLDGKEITIRSPGDAIKAGIVYVPEERGRHGAVLQLPIYQNISLPSLARTSRSGFLRAAEEFALARKYAERFDLRAAALSIPVGNLSGGNQQKVVIGKWLATQPKILILDEPTKGIDIGSKAAVHAFISELAGEGLSIIMVSSELPEILGMSDRVLVMREGLSAGVYERDHLSAETLVRAATGNA, from the coding sequence ATGAACAAGATTGCCCTTTCCGAGCCATTGTCAGAGGCACCGTTCCTGGAGATGCGCGGCATCTCCAAATCGTTTCCCGGTGTCAAAGCGCTGAATGATGTCGATATCGCACTGTTTCCCGGCATGGTCACGGCGCTCATCGGCGAAAACGGTGCAGGAAAGTCGACGCTCGTCAAAATTCTCACTGGCATCTATCAGTTGGATGAAGGAGAAATCCACGTCGGCGGCAAGCCGGTTGCATTTGCCAATGCGCAGGACGCGATCGATTTCGGTGTTACTGCAATCCACCAGGAGACCGTGCTTTTTGACGAGTTGTCGGTCGCCGAAAATATCTTTCTCGGCCACGCGCCGAAAACCCGGCTCGGCTTTGTAAACTGGAAGGCTGTGAACGCACGGGCGCTTGCCCTGCTGCATTCGCTGGAAAGCAATATCGATCCCCGTACCCGGCTCAAGGACCTTTCCATCGCGCAGCGCCACCTCGTAGCCATTGCGCGGGCGCTTTCTGTCGATGCCCGGATAGTTATCATGGATGAGCCGACCGCTGCGCTTTCACGCAAGGAAGTCGATGACCTGTTCCAGATCGTCAAGCGGCTGAAAATTCAGGGCAAGGCCATCCTGTTCATCAGCCACAAGTTCGATGAAGTCTACGAGATCGCCGATCATTATGCCGTTTTCCGCGACGGCAAGGCCGTCGGCAGCGGTGTACTGGCAGAAGTTGGCCAGGACGAGATCGTCAGGCTTATGGTTGGCCGTTCGATCGAGCACGCCTTCCCGAAGGTCGAGATACCGCTCGGTGATACTGTGCTTTCCGTCGAGAACTACACCCATCCGACCGAGTTCCGCGATATTACCTTTGCGCTCAAGAAGGGCGAAATTCTCGGGATCTATGGTCTGGTCGGCGCGGGTCGCTCGGAGATATGCCAGTCGCTGTTCGGTGTCACGAAACCCTCCGGCGGAAAACTGAAGCTCGACGGCAAGGAGATCACAATTCGTTCGCCTGGCGATGCCATCAAAGCCGGCATTGTTTATGTCCCGGAAGAGCGCGGCCGTCATGGCGCGGTGCTGCAATTGCCGATCTACCAGAACATCTCGCTGCCATCGTTGGCACGCACCTCCCGTTCGGGCTTCCTGCGCGCGGCGGAAGAGTTTGCTCTGGCGCGGAAATACGCTGAACGTTTCGATCTGCGTGCTGCTGCCCTCTCCATTCCGGTTGGAAACCTGTCGGGCGGCAATCAGCAGAAGGTCGTCATCGGCAAGTGGCTGGCTACGCAACCGAAGATCCTCATTCTCGATGAGCCGACCAAGGGCATCGACATCGGTTCGAAAGCCGCGGTTCACGCCTTCATCAGCGAGCTTGCCGGCGAAGGTCTCAGCATCATCATGGTCTCCTCGGAGCTGCCCGAGATCCTCGGCATGTCCGACCGTGTTCTTGTCATGCGCGAAGGCCTGTCAGCCGGTGTCTATGAGCGTGATCATCTGAGCGCCGAGACTTTGGTCCGCGCCGCAACCGGCAATGCGTGA
- the rhaS gene encoding rhamnose ABC transporter substrate-binding protein, producing MKLFKKLALGSAFALAVLASQAQAADTIKIGLVVKSLGNGFFEAANKGAQEAAKELGGVEVIYTGPTSTTAEGQIEVINALIAQNVNAIAISANDPDAVVPALKKAMARGIKVISWDSAVAKDGRIMHLNPSSNELIGKMCLQLAADHLKDGKGDFAILSATTTSTNQNTWIEEMKKQLPNFPGLNLVTTVYGDDLSDKSYREAQGLLTSQPNVKVIVAPTTVGVLAASQAVADAKKIGDVYVTGLGLPSEMAGAIKSGATKEFAIWNPIDLGYSATQIAYRLVKGETDGAPGNEIAAGRMGKIKIGDNGEAAMADPFVYDAKNIDEFSKIF from the coding sequence ATGAAACTTTTCAAGAAACTCGCATTGGGATCGGCATTCGCCCTTGCCGTGCTCGCATCGCAGGCTCAGGCCGCCGACACGATCAAGATAGGCTTGGTCGTCAAGTCACTTGGCAATGGCTTCTTTGAAGCGGCCAACAAGGGTGCGCAGGAAGCCGCCAAGGAACTGGGCGGTGTGGAAGTCATCTATACCGGTCCGACATCAACGACAGCAGAAGGCCAGATCGAGGTCATCAATGCCCTGATCGCACAGAACGTCAATGCGATCGCGATTTCCGCCAATGATCCGGATGCGGTTGTTCCCGCGCTGAAAAAGGCGATGGCCCGCGGCATCAAGGTTATTTCCTGGGATTCCGCTGTCGCCAAGGATGGGCGCATCATGCATCTCAATCCGTCATCGAACGAACTGATCGGCAAGATGTGCCTGCAGCTTGCCGCCGACCATCTGAAGGACGGTAAGGGCGACTTCGCCATTCTTTCGGCGACGACGACCTCGACCAATCAGAACACCTGGATCGAGGAAATGAAGAAGCAGCTTCCCAATTTCCCCGGCCTCAATCTGGTGACCACCGTCTATGGCGATGACCTCTCCGACAAGAGCTATCGCGAAGCTCAGGGCCTTCTGACCTCGCAGCCGAATGTGAAGGTCATTGTTGCTCCGACGACGGTTGGCGTGCTTGCAGCATCACAGGCCGTTGCCGATGCCAAGAAGATCGGCGACGTCTATGTCACCGGCCTCGGTCTTCCTTCCGAAATGGCCGGTGCGATCAAGTCGGGTGCGACGAAGGAATTCGCCATCTGGAATCCGATCGACCTCGGCTATTCGGCAACACAGATTGCCTATCGCTTGGTCAAGGGTGAGACGGATGGTGCTCCGGGCAACGAAATTGCTGCCGGCCGCATGGGCAAGATCAAGATTGGCGACAATGGCGAAGCAGCCATGGCTGATCCGTTCGTCTACGACGCCAAGAACATCGACGAGTTCTCCAAGATCTTCTGA
- a CDS encoding DeoR/GlpR family DNA-binding transcription regulator translates to MHERERHRIILSAVQEKPVITIQDIAELTEASEATIRRDIASLHVKGKLRRVRGGAEAVHPPQLTPLAGRHFHVSESENADKKRAIAREAVALCEEGDAIIINGGTTTFQMVHFLSTRRLQVMTNSFAIAEHLVKNSKSSVTVPGGAIYREQSIILSPFDNDVTRNFYGKRMFMGSQGVGPFGVMESDALIIQGEQKLINQADELVLLVDSTKFARRSSLILCPLQRVATIITDDGISDADRKMVEDAGVQLIVAKVNQSRNSVSVA, encoded by the coding sequence ATGCACGAGCGTGAGCGTCACCGCATCATTCTGAGCGCTGTTCAGGAAAAGCCGGTCATCACCATTCAGGACATTGCCGAACTGACGGAAGCGTCGGAGGCAACGATCCGGCGTGACATTGCCTCGCTCCACGTCAAGGGCAAGCTGCGCCGGGTGCGCGGCGGTGCTGAAGCGGTGCACCCGCCGCAATTGACGCCGCTTGCCGGGCGCCATTTTCATGTGTCCGAATCCGAGAACGCCGACAAGAAACGCGCTATCGCCCGCGAAGCCGTTGCGCTGTGCGAGGAAGGCGATGCAATCATCATCAATGGCGGCACCACCACTTTCCAGATGGTGCATTTTCTTTCCACGCGGCGTTTGCAGGTGATGACCAATTCGTTTGCCATTGCCGAACATCTCGTCAAGAACTCCAAAAGTTCGGTGACAGTCCCCGGCGGAGCGATCTATCGCGAGCAGAGCATCATTCTCTCGCCGTTCGATAATGACGTGACCCGCAACTTCTATGGCAAGCGCATGTTCATGGGTTCGCAGGGCGTGGGACCATTCGGCGTCATGGAATCAGATGCGCTGATCATTCAGGGCGAGCAGAAATTGATCAACCAGGCTGACGAACTGGTGCTGCTGGTCGACTCGACCAAGTTTGCTCGCCGGTCGAGTCTCATCCTTTGCCCGCTGCAGCGCGTTGCTACCATTATCACCGATGACGGTATTTCGGATGCGGACCGAAAAATGGTGGAGGATGCAGGCGTTCAACTCATCGTTGCAAAGGTCAATCAATCAAGGAATTCCGTATCGGTCGCATAA
- a CDS encoding bifunctional rhamnulose-1-phosphate aldolase/short-chain dehydrogenase yields the protein MADKVQLLDNRWDDQKAAGLDEPGKLLYRSNLLGADKRITNYGGGNTSAKVTETDPLTGKPVEVLWVKGSGGDVGTIKLDGFATLYTEKLKSLKSIYQGVEDEDRMVGFLPHCTFNLNSRAASIDTPLHGFVPFKHVDHMHPDAIIAIAASKNSRELTKEIFGDDIGWLPWRRPGFQLGLDLGTYVAAHPNSKGVVLESHGLFTWANDAKHCYELTLEIINKAIVWFDQKTAGESAFGGEVTKSLEPSARRAIAARLMPEIRGKIGVSERKLGHFDDQPAVLEFVNSNDLRPLAALGTSCPDHFLRTKIRPLVLDFDPAEPDADAVVASLDSALEAYRADYARYYNACKHGNSPAMRDPNPVIFLIPGVGMLSFAKDKATARIAGEFYVNAINVMRGASSVSEYRGLPEQEAFDIEYWLLEEAKLQRMPKPKSLAGRVAFVTGGAGGIGRATAERLLGEGACVVLADIDAEALKMAHDDFSKRYMADAVRSVRLNVTDEAGVIASYAEASVEFGGVDILVSNAGIASSAPIETTELSMWTRNIDILATGYFLVSREAFRLFRRQKIGGNVVFVASKNGLAASPNASAYCAAKAAEIHLARCLALEGAEGGIRVNTVNPDAVLRGSKIWNGEWREQRAASSNLQVDELEEHYRKRSLLKLNVLPEDIAEAVYFLASDASAKSTGNIINVDAGNAQSFTR from the coding sequence ATGGCAGACAAGGTCCAACTTCTGGATAATCGTTGGGATGATCAAAAAGCGGCAGGCCTGGATGAGCCGGGCAAGCTGCTTTATCGTTCCAATCTGCTGGGCGCCGACAAGCGCATCACCAATTATGGCGGTGGCAACACATCGGCAAAGGTGACCGAGACTGATCCGCTGACCGGCAAGCCGGTCGAGGTCCTGTGGGTCAAGGGATCGGGCGGCGATGTCGGCACGATCAAGCTCGATGGTTTTGCCACGCTCTACACGGAAAAGCTGAAATCACTGAAGTCCATCTACCAGGGTGTCGAGGACGAGGACCGTATGGTCGGGTTCCTGCCGCACTGCACCTTCAACTTGAACAGTCGCGCCGCCTCCATCGATACGCCTTTGCACGGTTTCGTGCCATTCAAGCACGTCGACCACATGCATCCTGACGCGATCATCGCCATTGCTGCATCGAAAAACTCCCGCGAACTGACGAAGGAGATATTTGGCGATGACATTGGCTGGCTGCCGTGGCGCCGCCCCGGTTTCCAGCTGGGGCTGGATCTCGGCACCTATGTGGCTGCCCATCCGAATTCCAAGGGCGTGGTTCTTGAAAGCCATGGTCTCTTCACTTGGGCCAACGATGCCAAGCACTGTTACGAGCTGACGCTGGAAATCATCAACAAGGCTATTGTCTGGTTCGACCAGAAGACTGCGGGTGAATCTGCCTTCGGTGGGGAGGTCACCAAGAGCCTCGAACCCTCAGCCCGCCGTGCGATTGCTGCAAGGCTGATGCCGGAAATTCGCGGCAAGATCGGTGTTTCCGAGCGAAAGCTTGGGCATTTCGACGACCAGCCCGCCGTTCTCGAGTTCGTCAATTCGAACGATCTGCGCCCGCTGGCAGCACTAGGCACCAGTTGCCCGGACCATTTCCTGCGCACGAAGATCCGGCCATTGGTCCTCGACTTCGATCCCGCAGAGCCGGATGCCGATGCCGTTGTCGCTTCGCTTGACAGTGCGCTCGAGGCCTACCGCGCTGACTATGCCCGCTATTACAACGCCTGCAAGCACGGCAACTCGCCTGCCATGCGCGACCCCAACCCGGTGATCTTCCTCATCCCCGGCGTTGGCATGCTGTCCTTCGCCAAGGACAAGGCCACCGCGCGGATCGCCGGCGAGTTCTATGTCAACGCCATCAACGTGATGCGCGGCGCTTCGTCCGTTTCCGAATATCGGGGGCTGCCTGAACAGGAGGCTTTCGACATCGAATACTGGCTGCTCGAAGAAGCCAAATTGCAGCGCATGCCGAAGCCGAAATCGCTGGCGGGTCGGGTGGCCTTCGTTACTGGCGGTGCCGGTGGCATCGGCCGCGCTACAGCGGAACGTCTGCTGGGCGAGGGCGCCTGTGTGGTACTCGCCGACATAGATGCCGAGGCGCTAAAGATGGCCCATGACGATTTTTCCAAGCGCTACATGGCGGATGCAGTGCGCAGCGTCCGGTTGAATGTGACGGACGAGGCCGGTGTCATCGCCAGCTATGCCGAGGCTTCGGTCGAGTTTGGCGGCGTCGACATTCTCGTTTCCAATGCGGGGATCGCATCCTCCGCACCGATCGAGACGACGGAACTTTCAATGTGGACGCGCAATATCGACATTCTGGCAACCGGTTACTTCCTCGTTTCACGCGAAGCCTTCCGCCTGTTCCGGCGGCAGAAGATTGGGGGTAATGTCGTGTTCGTCGCCTCCAAGAATGGCCTTGCCGCATCGCCCAATGCCAGCGCCTATTGCGCCGCCAAGGCAGCGGAAATCCATCTTGCCCGCTGTCTTGCGCTGGAAGGCGCGGAAGGCGGTATCCGGGTGAACACGGTCAATCCAGACGCCGTTCTGCGCGGCTCGAAAATCTGGAACGGCGAATGGCGTGAACAGCGCGCCGCCTCTTCCAATCTGCAGGTGGATGAACTCGAGGAGCATTACCGCAAGCGTTCACTGTTGAAGCTCAATGTGTTGCCAGAAGATATCGCGGAGGCTGTCTATTTCCTCGCCTCCGATGCATCGGCCAAATCGACGGGCAATATTATCAATGTCGATGCGGGCAATGCGCAGAGCTTTACGCGATAA
- the rhaI gene encoding L-rhamnose catabolism isomerase, translating into MAELHISGELIASENDRLLAAHKSDYEALGAHLARRNIDIDAVTKNVADFFVAVPSWGVGTGGTRFARFPGTGEPRGIFDKLDDCSVIQQLTRATPTVSLHIPWDKADPKQLIAHADALGLGFDAMNSNTFSDAPDQAHSYKYGSLSHVNAATRAQAIEHNIECIEIGKTIGSKALTVWIGDGSNFPGQSNFAKSFERYLASMAEIYKALPDDWRIFSEHKMYEPAFYSTVVQDWGTNYLIAQTLGPKAFCLVDLGHHAPNTNIEMIVSRLIQFKKLGGFHFNDSKYGDDDLDAGSIDPYRLFLVFNELVDAEDRGVENFHPAHMIDQSHNVTDPIESLISSANEIRRAYAQALLVDRSALSAYQDENDALMASDALKRAYRTDVEPILAEARRRSAAAIDPIATYRKSGYRQQIGKERPVSAAGGGGII; encoded by the coding sequence ATGGCTGAACTGCACATTTCCGGCGAGCTAATCGCCTCCGAGAACGACAGGCTGCTTGCGGCGCACAAGAGCGATTATGAGGCGCTGGGCGCTCATCTTGCGCGGCGCAATATCGATATCGATGCCGTCACAAAAAATGTCGCGGATTTTTTCGTCGCCGTACCTTCATGGGGTGTCGGCACAGGCGGGACTCGCTTTGCGCGTTTCCCCGGCACGGGCGAACCGCGCGGCATCTTCGACAAACTTGACGATTGCTCGGTGATCCAGCAACTGACGCGGGCGACGCCAACTGTCTCGCTGCACATTCCCTGGGACAAGGCTGACCCGAAGCAACTGATAGCGCATGCGGATGCGCTCGGGCTCGGCTTCGATGCGATGAACTCGAATACATTCTCCGATGCACCGGATCAGGCACATTCCTACAAATATGGCTCGCTCAGCCATGTGAACGCGGCAACGCGGGCGCAGGCTATCGAGCACAACATTGAATGTATCGAAATCGGCAAGACCATCGGTTCGAAAGCCCTGACCGTCTGGATCGGCGACGGTTCGAATTTTCCAGGGCAGAGCAATTTCGCCAAATCCTTCGAACGCTACCTCGCCTCCATGGCGGAGATCTACAAGGCGCTGCCCGATGACTGGCGCATATTCTCCGAACACAAAATGTATGAGCCGGCATTCTATTCGACTGTGGTGCAGGACTGGGGTACCAATTACCTCATCGCACAGACGCTAGGGCCAAAGGCCTTCTGTCTCGTCGATCTCGGACATCATGCCCCCAACACTAATATCGAAATGATTGTTTCGCGGCTGATACAATTCAAGAAACTCGGCGGATTCCACTTCAACGATTCCAAATATGGCGACGACGATCTGGATGCCGGCTCGATCGATCCCTACCGGCTATTTCTTGTGTTCAACGAACTCGTCGATGCAGAAGATCGCGGCGTGGAAAATTTTCATCCGGCCCACATGATCGACCAGTCGCACAATGTCACCGATCCGATCGAGAGCCTGATCTCCAGCGCCAATGAAATTCGCCGCGCTTATGCACAGGCACTGCTGGTCGACCGCAGCGCACTCAGCGCCTATCAGGACGAGAACGATGCGTTGATGGCTTCGGATGCATTGAAGCGAGCCTATCGTACCGATGTGGAACCAATTCTGGCCGAGGCACGCCGCCGCTCGGCCGCCGCGATCGATCCGATTGCCACCTATCGCAAGAGTGGCTACCGCCAGCAGATCGGCAAGGAGCGCCCAGTCAGTGCCGCTGGAGGTGGTGGCATCATCTGA